The Candidatus Binatia bacterium DNA window CGGGCCGATTCTTCGCGAGGCGCTGCGCGCGCAGGAGATTTTGGCGGAGAAGTACGACGTCTCGGCGGATGTCTGGAGCGCGACGAGTTATAAGCTCCTCCGGGGCGAAGCGCTCCAAACCAGGCGATGGAACATGCTCCATCCGACGGAGCCGCCGAAAAAATCCTACGTCGAATCTCTGCTCGAGAAAGAAAAAGGCGCTTTTGTGGCGGTGTCGGATTATATGAAGATCGTTCCCGATCAGATCGCTCCGTGGGTGCCGGGCGGGCTCTTGTCGCTCGGCACGGACGGATTCGGCAGGAGCGATACGCGTCCGCGCCTCAGACGTTACTTCGGAGTGGACGCGGAGATGACGGTCCTGGCTACGCTGTACGCGCTTTATCAAAAAGGCGCGGTAGCGGGACAGATCGTAGAGCGGGCGATCAAGGATCTGGGCGTGGACCCGGAGAAGGCCTCTCCATTCTACCTTTAACCTGCACAGACCGGCAGGCCGAGGGTAAGAAGACCCGAAAGGACGATAATCACGCACTCTTTGCGTCCTCGCGCCTTGGCGCGAGACATCCTAAAATTCGAAATTCGAAGTCCCAAATCCGAGACTGTTTGGAGGTTAGTCATTTGAAATTGTTTCGAGCTTCGGATTTAGTGTTTGGAATTTAAACAGTCTGTTCATCGCGCAAAGACGCCCTTCGATGGACTCAGGGTGGTGAGCATAGTCGAACCACAAAGCGCGCCAAGGTAACCGGAGAACGCGGGCTAACGAATTGACATGGACATACGAGTTCCTCGGCTGGCCGAAGGCGTCGAGTCAGCCACCGTCGCCAACATTCTCGTCTCACCCGGAGACCGGATCGAAAAAGACCAGGTGATTCTGGAGTTGGAAACGGAAAAGGCGGTGGGACCCATCCCGTCTCCCGTTACCGGCCAGGTCGCAAAGATCCACGTCAAGCCGGGCGATGAAGTCAACGTCGGGCAGGCGTTGATCACGCTGACGCAGGAAGGCGCCGCCGAAAAGGCCGCGCCGGCGGAAAAGAAAGCCCGGCCGGCGGGGGAACAGAAAACGCCGGCGCGAGCAGCGCCGGAACCGCCAACAACCTCCGCGCCGGAAAAGCGCCCGACGGAAGAATACCAATACCAATCCGCCGCCGGCGTTCCTCCGCCGGCTTCTCCTTCGGTGAGAAAAATCGCTCGCGAGCTAGGCATCGATCTCTCTCGCGTCAAAGGCAGCGAGCAAGGCGGAAGAATCAGCGTCGCCGACCTCAAAAGCTATATCGAGCAGCTCCAACAGAGAGCCCCCGCGCCGGCGCCCGCGGTCGAGCAGCCGGCGAAAGCCGCTCCCCAGGCCGTGGATTTCTCGCGCTGGGGTCCGATACAAAAGAAACCGCTTTCGTCCGTCCGGCGTACGATCGGCCAGCGCATGTACCATTCATGGACCACAATTCCGCACGTCACCCAGTTCGAAGACGTCGATATCACGAACGTGACGAAGCTGAGAAAAGAAATCGGCTCGGCGCTGCCGAAGGGGAAGCACCTGACGTTGACACCGTTCGTGCTCAAGGCGGTGGTCGCGGCCTTGAAAAAGTTTCCGGTCTTCAATTCCAGTCTCGACGAGGCCAGCGGAGAGGTGGTTTTCAAAAATTATTTTCATATCGGCGTCGCCGTCGATACCGAAGCGGGGCTGATCGTTCCGGTTTTGCGGGACGCGGATAAAAAAAGCCTGGCCGAATTGTCTCAGGAACTGAATGACCTGGTCGAAAGAACCAGGAAACGAAAAGTCTCTCTGGAAGAGCTTCAGGGCGGAAGTTTCACGATCTCCAATCAAGGCGGCATCGGCGGCGGCCACTTCTCGCCGATCATCAACAAGCCGGAGGTGGCGATTTTAGGGATCGGCAGGTCGACGTTGAAGCCCGTGGTCAAAGATGGAAAGATCGAAGCGCGCCCGATCCTGCCGATCGCGCTTTCCTACGACCATCGGGTGATGGACGGGGCGGATGCGGTGCGCTTTATCATGGATGTAATTGCAACGCTGGAGAATTTTCCCGAGCAGGAGCTGAAGAGGTAGTCGGAATGGAGCCGATCAAGACCGATATCGCGGTTGTGGGCGGCGGTCCGGGCGGTTACGCCGCGGCCTTCTACGCCGCCGACAAGGGAAAGAAAGTGATTTTGGTGGAACGGGAAAAGCGCCTGGGCGGAGTGTGCTTACATTGCGGCTGCATCCCGTCCAAGGCATTGCTCCACGCCACCGAGCTGGTTCGGGAGACGGAAGCTTCCGGCGAGCGAGGAATCGTCTTCGGCCAGCCGAAGGTGAATCTCGACAAGCTGCGCGCGTGGAAAAATTCCATGGTCGAAAAGCTGGCTCAGGGATTGAGCGGGCTCTGTGAAAAGCGTGGCGTCGAATTCTTGCATGGGCGCGGCCACTTCGAAGATTCCAGGACGCTCAGAGTGGAAACTTCGAAGGGACAGAAATTCATCGGCTACGACCAAGCCATTATCGCCGTGGGGAGCAGGCCGGCGATCCCGCAGGCGTTCGATCTCGGCAACAAGCGGATCATGACTTCGACGGAGGCGCTGGAGGTCGAAGAAATCCCGAAGAATCTTCTGGTTGTCGGCGGCGGCTACATCGGGATGGAGCTCGGGACGGTTTACGCGACGCTCGGAAGCAGCGTGGTCGTAACGGAGGCGCTGAGCTCGATTCTTATCGGAGTCGATTCCGACCTCGCCCGCCCGGTCATGCGTTACGCCGAAAAAGCCTTCAAAGAGGTGCGCCTGAACACCAAGGTCGGCAAGATGGCGACCAGTGGCAAGCAAATCAAAGTCACCCTCTCGGCAAACGGAAAACAAAAAGAAGAGACGTACGACCGGGTTTTGGTCTCCGTCGGCCGCATTCCCAACTGCAAGGACCTCGGCCTGGAAAATACCAAGGTCGCCGTGGACGACAAAGGATTCATTCAAGTGAATTCCGAGATGCAGACCGCCGACCCTGCGATCTACGCGATCGGTGACGTTGTCGGCGGCGCGCTGCTGGCGCATAAAGCGTCGAAAGAAGCGCGCGTCGCCGTGGAGACGATCCTCGGGGAGTCCAGCACAATCGAAAATGTTGTTATCCCCGCGGTCGTGTTTACGGATCCTGAGCTCGCATGGTGCGGCCTGACGGAGACGGAGGCCAAAGCGAAGGGCATCCATGTTCAGGTGGCGCGGTTTCCGTGGGCCGCTTCGGGACGCGCCATGACGTTGGACCGGCCTGACGGCCTCACCAAGCTCATCATCGAGCCGGAGAGCGAGCGCATCCTCGGCGTCGGCATCGTCGGCGCGCGCGCCGGCGAGCTGATCAGCGAAGGCGTTCTCGCCGTAGAGATGGGCGCGACCGCGCGCGACCTGGCCGAGTCGGTACACCCGCATCCCACTCTGTCCGAAACTTTAATGGAAGCGGCGGAAGTCTTTTACGGTTATCCGACGCACACGTTCGCGCAGAAGAAGCGCACGCCGCTGCCGTGATGCTTCGACGCTTGATAAACAGATACTGGGAACCATGAGCTACCCAATCAAATCGAAGTTGAGTTCAGATTGTTCCTTCTCCCCTTGCGGGAGAAGGTAAGGATGAGGGGTGCGTTCGATCTTCACCCTCACCCTTCCCTCTCCCATCAAGGGAGAGGGGAAGATTTTCTTTGAAAAGGCAATCAATATCGCGGAAGCAGCATGAGCAC harbors:
- the lpdA gene encoding dihydrolipoyl dehydrogenase, with translation MEPIKTDIAVVGGGPGGYAAAFYAADKGKKVILVEREKRLGGVCLHCGCIPSKALLHATELVRETEASGERGIVFGQPKVNLDKLRAWKNSMVEKLAQGLSGLCEKRGVEFLHGRGHFEDSRTLRVETSKGQKFIGYDQAIIAVGSRPAIPQAFDLGNKRIMTSTEALEVEEIPKNLLVVGGGYIGMELGTVYATLGSSVVVTEALSSILIGVDSDLARPVMRYAEKAFKEVRLNTKVGKMATSGKQIKVTLSANGKQKEETYDRVLVSVGRIPNCKDLGLENTKVAVDDKGFIQVNSEMQTADPAIYAIGDVVGGALLAHKASKEARVAVETILGESSTIENVVIPAVVFTDPELAWCGLTETEAKAKGIHVQVARFPWAASGRAMTLDRPDGLTKLIIEPESERILGVGIVGARAGELISEGVLAVEMGATARDLAESVHPHPTLSETLMEAAEVFYGYPTHTFAQKKRTPLP
- a CDS encoding dihydrolipoamide acetyltransferase family protein; translated protein: MDIRVPRLAEGVESATVANILVSPGDRIEKDQVILELETEKAVGPIPSPVTGQVAKIHVKPGDEVNVGQALITLTQEGAAEKAAPAEKKARPAGEQKTPARAAPEPPTTSAPEKRPTEEYQYQSAAGVPPPASPSVRKIARELGIDLSRVKGSEQGGRISVADLKSYIEQLQQRAPAPAPAVEQPAKAAPQAVDFSRWGPIQKKPLSSVRRTIGQRMYHSWTTIPHVTQFEDVDITNVTKLRKEIGSALPKGKHLTLTPFVLKAVVAALKKFPVFNSSLDEASGEVVFKNYFHIGVAVDTEAGLIVPVLRDADKKSLAELSQELNDLVERTRKRKVSLEELQGGSFTISNQGGIGGGHFSPIINKPEVAILGIGRSTLKPVVKDGKIEARPILPIALSYDHRVMDGADAVRFIMDVIATLENFPEQELKR